In the genome of Acidobacteriota bacterium, one region contains:
- a CDS encoding PhoH family protein: MTHAGPPRPKVYVVDTSILVSAPDALQNLTVGNTVVVPFPVLQELDRRRTDTNGIGYTARSTIRFLDHLQGQASLDELRLGIPLNGGLLRFHGGDLDVSRAWPGFNSTYADDAILLLAAAYQQTHPDDHVVLVTRDAAMRCKARARGIEAEDYWSDRPVPSPEKFYSGRIRIELPPEEAHLLSALHHEQRLPIETVAPFVDAAGLYPNQCCELHVRGNGKSAWGILKAADGVRYLRRVNTKVGERFGPCNAEQCCARELILDDQTLVVSLVGIAGTGKTLIALLAAYELYRAGRVSKIEVYRLNAEAGKQLGFLPGDVGDKMAPWAKPIIDNLDFITRRLHGTSRWTNQLADHHADRREGGLSAGVEEMLASKALEIAPINYLRGRSIHDAVVIVDDGQNLTQEDMKLVLTRAGEGTRVILTGDPDQIDRAEIDALSNGLVQVVERFKGESCFAHLAMGEVVRSKVAELAAKLL; the protein is encoded by the coding sequence ATGACCCACGCCGGACCGCCGCGCCCCAAGGTCTACGTCGTCGACACCAGCATCCTCGTCTCGGCCCCCGACGCCCTCCAGAACCTGACGGTCGGCAACACCGTGGTCGTGCCGTTCCCTGTGCTCCAGGAGCTCGACCGGCGCCGGACCGACACGAACGGCATCGGCTACACCGCGCGCAGCACCATCCGGTTCCTCGATCACCTGCAGGGGCAGGCCTCGCTCGACGAACTGCGGCTGGGCATCCCGCTCAACGGCGGCCTGCTGCGGTTCCACGGGGGCGACCTCGACGTCTCGCGCGCGTGGCCCGGATTCAACTCGACCTACGCCGACGATGCCATCCTCCTGCTCGCGGCCGCGTACCAGCAGACGCATCCCGACGATCACGTCGTGCTCGTGACGCGCGATGCGGCGATGCGCTGCAAGGCGCGCGCGCGGGGGATCGAGGCCGAAGACTACTGGAGCGACCGGCCGGTGCCGTCGCCCGAGAAGTTCTACTCGGGGCGCATCCGCATCGAGCTGCCGCCGGAGGAGGCGCACCTGCTCTCGGCGCTCCATCACGAGCAGCGCCTGCCGATCGAGACGGTGGCGCCGTTTGTCGACGCCGCCGGTCTCTACCCGAACCAGTGCTGCGAGCTGCACGTGCGGGGTAACGGCAAGAGCGCCTGGGGGATCCTCAAGGCGGCCGACGGCGTGCGGTACCTGCGTCGCGTGAACACCAAGGTCGGCGAACGCTTCGGCCCGTGCAATGCCGAGCAGTGCTGCGCGCGCGAACTCATCCTCGACGACCAGACGCTCGTCGTGAGCCTCGTCGGCATCGCGGGGACCGGCAAGACCCTGATCGCCCTGCTCGCGGCCTACGAGCTGTATCGCGCCGGCCGCGTGTCGAAGATCGAGGTCTACCGGTTGAACGCGGAAGCGGGCAAGCAGCTCGGCTTCCTGCCGGGTGACGTCGGCGACAAGATGGCGCCCTGGGCCAAGCCGATCATCGACAATCTCGATTTCATCACCCGGCGCCTGCACGGGACGTCGCGATGGACCAACCAGCTGGCCGACCATCACGCCGACCGGCGCGAGGGCGGCCTCTCGGCGGGCGTCGAGGAGATGCTGGCGTCGAAGGCCCTCGAGATCGCCCCGATCAACTACCTGCGCGGCCGCTCGATCCACGATGCGGTGGTGATCGTCGACGACGGGCAGAACCTCACGCAGGAGGACATGAAGCTCGTGCTCACGCGGGCGGGTGAGGGGACGCGCGTCATCCTGACGGGGGACCCGGACCAGATCGACCGCGCCGAGATCGACGCCCTGTCGAACGGGCTCGTGCAGGTGGTGGAGCGCTTCAAGGGTGAGTCCTGCTTCGCGCACCTCGCGATGGGCGAGGTCGTCCGGTCGAAGGTGGCCGAACTCGCGGCCAAGCTGCTGTGA
- a CDS encoding M28 family peptidase produces MGTGLAATGVVWLGLGLAIGGGGQASAGQSRTDAGIAPRVTVDADRLMDVVRELASAEYQGRRTGSAGHARARAFIERRFRAAGLRPVGGRFARPFSLSAPGSRAEATGGASLLDANALEGVNVVGLCPAGTPEAPYLLVGAHYDHLGTRDGVVYSGADDNASGIAVLLALAETCGHVTRRHTLLIVGFDAEELGLAGARALVAEPVVPLDELRLMVNLDMVGRSERAELFAAGLSHAPRLAPILERVRARAPLTLRFGHDTPGPPGYDWTHLSDHGPFHDAGVPFVYFGVEDHRDNHQPTDTADRIDAAFLRDAAVTVLDAIDELDRELAPGVRSK; encoded by the coding sequence GTGGGGACCGGGCTCGCAGCCACCGGAGTCGTCTGGCTGGGCCTCGGCCTCGCGATCGGCGGAGGCGGCCAGGCTTCGGCGGGGCAGTCGCGAACCGATGCGGGCATCGCGCCGCGCGTGACCGTCGACGCCGACCGCCTGATGGACGTGGTTCGTGAACTGGCCTCGGCCGAGTACCAGGGCCGCCGGACCGGCTCGGCAGGCCATGCCCGCGCCCGCGCGTTCATCGAGCGCCGCTTTCGCGCCGCCGGTCTGCGGCCCGTCGGAGGCCGCTTCGCCCGGCCATTCAGCCTGTCAGCACCGGGTTCACGGGCAGAGGCCACCGGCGGGGCGTCACTGCTGGATGCCAACGCGCTCGAGGGGGTCAATGTCGTGGGCCTCTGCCCGGCGGGGACGCCGGAGGCGCCGTACCTTCTCGTCGGCGCACACTACGATCACCTCGGCACTCGAGACGGCGTGGTTTACTCCGGCGCCGACGACAACGCGTCGGGCATCGCGGTGCTGCTCGCCCTCGCCGAAACCTGCGGCCACGTCACGCGCCGGCACACGTTGCTGATCGTCGGGTTCGACGCCGAGGAACTGGGACTCGCCGGCGCGCGGGCGCTCGTGGCCGAACCGGTGGTTCCACTCGACGAGCTGAGACTGATGGTCAATCTCGACATGGTCGGACGGAGCGAGCGAGCGGAGCTCTTCGCGGCCGGTCTCTCGCACGCGCCCCGCCTTGCGCCCATCCTCGAGCGCGTACGGGCGCGCGCGCCGCTCACGCTCCGTTTCGGGCACGACACGCCAGGGCCGCCGGGCTACGACTGGACGCACCTGTCGGACCACGGCCCCTTCCACGACGCGGGCGTGCCCTTCGTCTACTTCGGCGTCGAGGATCACCGCGACAACCACCAGCCCACCGACACCGCCGACCGCATCGATGCCGCCTTCCTGCGCGATGCGGCCGTCACCGTCCTCGACGCGATTGACGAACTGGACCGCGAGCTGGCTCCGGGGGTCCGCTCGAAGTGA
- a CDS encoding TonB-dependent receptor produces MQSFAMRLALVGVLVGLAHAASAQDYRARVQGTIYDESQGAMPGATVTLTNDATGVSAVRYTEMDGRYLFDFVDPGTYTITAELDGFKKAEQLNVQVRQRGDLTVNLTLAIGGLEETITVEAPPVAVQFNTSSSELTMERQLVDQAPIGGRNPYNLANLDPTVVVSPATNENRPYHHAYANDYDAGGGTRRANDVLLDGVPLGASFKTSYTPAVDAVEEITVSKNSVDAENGNSLGGIISLNMKSGTNQFRGSGYGYFRDPSMNARTDSTLVLRPGVDPLRGSTLRMYGGTVGGPIKRNKIFSFTSFEQWDDSRPLSIVRTVPTEAERAGNFSQSALPNGVVRTIYNPFTSTIDPATGRVVRTPFAGNVIPGTMFDPVAVKMLQNIPLPNLPGNVDNWQGSVDEKVDYWNLSQRVDINVNDNFKVFARYGQFKASLYQDNPLGSGAGFFPLSGSNRNGLSIAGDAVWIVSNRTTLNVRGSYYNMVDEFYNPSLLLGEQGLSDLWPSQWYRSLYNSGYVYYPALDVTSGTGTSTANRLGRQGREWYQHPDAWNVSARLNRYQGNHNMKWGGEVRAYYGEAARFEPINLVFNSALTANSSDSPQVATSGNQWATFLLGALDNQTSARLVPLQTTNLMGYSAYFQDDWKVNDRLTLNLGLRWEYEPGATDPDDRLSKGLDLSSPIPEMQATPPNMPAQAAQLMASKGYGWIYNGAWQFVSSDDRNVWNTSWKNFMPRVGVNYRLGDDAVVRFAYARFMMPISNVRDTLGDFVNQYTGYAQTTTTLGLANGRPQQTLADPFPTNNPVIEGYGQSYGRYTGLGGAVSFDQYELRPQINDRFNVSYQKQIWYGMIFDASYFFNYGTRVPYTVNLNMRDPAFTYEYGALLNTQVPNPFRNYLTPETFPGALRNNANIALGNLLVPYPQYGAINQTNTSGGRTMKTQSFDIRVQRPFTKGVSFLAAYAFQRDRVQNWLSDIDQYEVMTTGGKSGWEWQPANPSLPEHRITAAFTWQLPVGRDRAFLSDMPAALDYVLGGWQYTTTARIYSGRPLLFTNAYAVSGSPKLDNPTRDQWFDTSKFAAQPAFTPRTNPVYFDGLNGPGAWFLDMTMTKMFQLTPRYRLEARLEAYNAFNHLVWDQPDVVFGSANFGRVTRKRTDNSGREIQIGVRFVF; encoded by the coding sequence ATGCAGAGCTTCGCGATGAGGCTCGCGCTCGTCGGCGTCCTGGTGGGGCTGGCTCACGCGGCCAGTGCTCAGGACTATCGCGCGCGGGTGCAGGGCACGATCTACGACGAGAGCCAGGGCGCGATGCCCGGGGCGACCGTCACGTTGACCAACGACGCGACCGGCGTCTCGGCCGTGCGGTACACCGAGATGGATGGCCGCTACCTCTTCGACTTCGTCGATCCGGGCACCTACACCATCACCGCCGAACTCGATGGCTTCAAGAAGGCCGAGCAGCTCAACGTGCAGGTGCGCCAGCGCGGCGACCTCACCGTGAACCTCACGCTCGCCATCGGCGGCCTCGAGGAGACGATTACGGTCGAGGCGCCGCCCGTGGCCGTGCAGTTCAACACCAGCAGCTCCGAGTTGACGATGGAGCGGCAGCTGGTCGACCAGGCGCCGATTGGCGGGCGCAACCCCTACAACCTCGCCAACCTCGACCCGACGGTCGTCGTCTCGCCGGCCACCAACGAGAACCGGCCCTACCACCACGCGTACGCGAACGACTACGACGCCGGCGGCGGCACGCGCCGCGCCAACGACGTCCTGCTCGACGGCGTGCCGCTCGGCGCCAGCTTCAAGACGTCGTACACGCCGGCGGTGGACGCCGTCGAGGAGATCACCGTCTCGAAGAACAGCGTCGACGCCGAGAACGGCAACAGCCTCGGCGGCATCATCAGCCTGAACATGAAGTCGGGCACGAACCAGTTCCGCGGGTCGGGCTACGGCTACTTCCGCGATCCGAGCATGAACGCCCGCACCGACTCGACGCTCGTGCTGCGGCCCGGCGTCGACCCCCTCCGGGGCAGCACGCTCCGCATGTACGGCGGCACGGTGGGTGGGCCCATCAAGCGCAACAAGATCTTCTCCTTCACCTCGTTCGAGCAGTGGGACGACAGCCGGCCGCTGTCGATCGTCCGCACGGTGCCGACGGAGGCCGAGCGCGCCGGCAACTTCAGCCAGTCGGCGCTGCCAAACGGCGTCGTCCGCACGATCTACAATCCGTTCACCTCGACCATCGACCCGGCCACCGGCCGCGTCGTGCGCACGCCGTTTGCCGGCAACGTGATCCCGGGCACCATGTTCGACCCCGTCGCGGTGAAGATGCTCCAGAACATCCCGCTGCCGAACCTGCCCGGCAACGTCGACAACTGGCAGGGCAGCGTCGACGAGAAGGTCGACTACTGGAACCTGTCGCAGCGCGTCGACATCAACGTGAACGACAACTTCAAGGTCTTCGCGCGCTACGGGCAGTTCAAGGCGAGCCTGTACCAGGACAACCCGCTCGGCAGCGGCGCCGGCTTCTTCCCGCTGTCGGGCAGCAACCGCAACGGGCTGTCGATCGCGGGCGACGCCGTGTGGATCGTGTCGAACAGGACCACGCTGAACGTTCGCGGCAGCTACTACAACATGGTCGACGAGTTCTACAACCCGTCGCTCCTCCTCGGTGAGCAGGGCCTCTCCGACCTGTGGCCGAGCCAGTGGTACCGCTCGCTCTACAACAGCGGCTACGTCTACTATCCCGCGCTCGACGTCACCTCCGGCACCGGCACGAGCACGGCCAACCGTCTCGGCCGTCAGGGGCGCGAGTGGTACCAGCACCCGGACGCGTGGAACGTGTCGGCCCGGCTGAACCGCTACCAGGGCAACCACAACATGAAGTGGGGCGGCGAGGTTCGGGCCTACTACGGTGAGGCCGCGCGCTTCGAGCCGATCAACCTCGTGTTCAACTCGGCCCTCACGGCCAACAGCTCCGACAGCCCCCAGGTCGCGACCTCAGGCAACCAGTGGGCGACGTTCCTGCTCGGCGCGCTCGACAACCAGACGTCCGCGCGGCTCGTGCCGCTCCAGACCACGAACCTGATGGGCTACTCGGCCTACTTCCAGGACGACTGGAAGGTCAACGACCGGCTGACGCTGAACCTCGGTCTCCGCTGGGAGTACGAGCCGGGCGCCACGGATCCCGACGACCGCCTGTCGAAGGGCCTCGACCTCAGCTCGCCGATTCCCGAGATGCAGGCGACGCCGCCCAACATGCCGGCGCAGGCCGCGCAGCTCATGGCCAGCAAGGGCTACGGCTGGATCTACAACGGCGCCTGGCAGTTCGTCAGCTCCGACGACCGCAACGTGTGGAACACCTCGTGGAAGAACTTCATGCCGCGCGTGGGCGTCAACTACCGGCTCGGCGACGACGCGGTCGTCCGCTTCGCCTACGCACGGTTCATGATGCCGATCAGCAACGTGCGCGACACGCTGGGCGATTTCGTCAACCAGTACACCGGGTACGCGCAGACGACCACCACGCTGGGCCTGGCCAACGGCCGGCCGCAGCAGACGCTGGCCGACCCGTTCCCGACCAACAATCCGGTCATCGAGGGCTACGGTCAGAGCTACGGCCGGTACACGGGCCTCGGCGGCGCCGTCAGCTTCGACCAGTACGAGCTGCGGCCGCAGATCAACGACCGGTTCAACGTCTCGTACCAGAAGCAGATCTGGTACGGGATGATCTTCGACGCGAGCTACTTCTTCAACTACGGGACCCGCGTGCCCTACACGGTCAACCTGAACATGCGCGACCCGGCGTTCACCTACGAGTACGGCGCGCTGCTCAACACGCAGGTGCCGAACCCGTTCCGGAACTACCTCACGCCAGAGACGTTCCCCGGCGCGCTGCGCAACAACGCGAACATCGCGCTCGGCAACCTGCTCGTGCCCTACCCGCAGTACGGGGCGATCAACCAGACCAACACGAGCGGCGGCCGGACGATGAAGACGCAGAGCTTCGACATCCGCGTGCAGCGGCCGTTCACGAAGGGCGTGAGCTTCCTCGCCGCCTACGCCTTCCAGCGCGATCGCGTCCAGAACTGGCTGAGCGACATCGACCAGTACGAGGTGATGACGACCGGCGGCAAGAGCGGCTGGGAGTGGCAGCCGGCCAACCCGTCGCTGCCCGAGCATCGCATCACGGCCGCCTTCACGTGGCAGCTGCCCGTCGGTCGCGACCGCGCGTTCCTGTCCGACATGCCGGCGGCGCTCGATTACGTCCTCGGCGGGTGGCAGTACACGACCACGGCCCGCATCTACTCGGGCCGGCCGCTGCTCTTCACCAACGCCTACGCCGTCAGCGGCAGCCCGAAGCTCGACAACCCGACCCGCGACCAGTGGTTCGACACGAGCAAGTTCGCCGCGCAGCCGGCCTTCACGCCGCGCACCAACCCCGTCTACTTCGATGGCCTCAACGGGCCGGGCGCCTGGTTCCTCGACATGACGATGACCAAGATGTTCCAGCTCACGCCGCGCTACCGGCTCGAGGCGCGGCTCGAGGCCTACAACGCCTTCAACCACCTGGTCTGGGATCAGCCCGACGTCGTGTTCGGCAGCGCGAACTTCGGCAGGGTCACCCGGAAGCGGACCGACAACTCGGGCCGCGAGATCCAGATCGGCGTGCGCTTCGTCTTCTGA
- a CDS encoding 3-oxoacyl-ACP synthase — translation MRSVVIGSGADIAPRCVTNDMLARIMETSDTWIRERTGVETRYFVDPGTSTTDLAVAAARRALDAAKTTPEEVDLVVFATMTPDHYFPGCGGLLQHRLGLRPVPCFDLRQQCSGFLYGLDLADAQITTGRARTVLLVGAEVHSGFMPWGSGSWARLGGEIDAPLAEGEWEVNTATRDRTVLFGDAAAAVVLRAGDDTSRGVVGIELGADGAEARRLCVPGVGFRHRPYVDAGQVARAEYVPVMDGRHVFKLATSKMIEVARRLLDRHGHTLDDVALVLMHQANLRINEYVQKALGLSDDKVHHNVQRYGNTTAATIPLLWDECVRDGRIGAGDLVLMVAFGAGMTWGAALVRA, via the coding sequence ATGCGTTCAGTCGTCATCGGCAGCGGCGCCGACATCGCGCCTCGTTGCGTCACCAACGACATGCTCGCCCGGATCATGGAGACGAGCGACACCTGGATTCGCGAGCGGACGGGCGTCGAGACCCGATACTTCGTCGACCCGGGCACGTCGACGACCGACCTCGCCGTGGCCGCCGCGCGTCGCGCGCTCGACGCCGCGAAGACCACGCCCGAGGAGGTCGACCTCGTGGTGTTCGCCACCATGACACCCGACCACTACTTCCCCGGATGCGGCGGGCTGCTGCAGCACCGCCTCGGGTTGCGCCCCGTGCCCTGCTTCGACCTGAGACAGCAGTGTTCCGGCTTCCTGTATGGCCTCGACCTGGCCGACGCGCAGATCACGACGGGCCGGGCGAGGACCGTGCTGCTCGTCGGGGCCGAGGTGCACTCGGGATTCATGCCCTGGGGCTCCGGAAGCTGGGCGAGGCTCGGCGGCGAGATCGACGCACCGCTCGCCGAGGGCGAGTGGGAGGTGAACACGGCGACGCGTGACCGCACCGTGCTCTTCGGCGATGCCGCGGCCGCGGTCGTCCTGCGCGCCGGCGACGACACGTCGCGCGGCGTGGTCGGCATCGAGCTCGGCGCCGACGGGGCCGAGGCGCGCCGGTTGTGCGTGCCGGGCGTCGGGTTCCGGCACCGACCGTACGTCGACGCCGGCCAGGTCGCCCGGGCCGAGTACGTGCCCGTGATGGACGGGCGTCACGTCTTCAAGCTGGCCACGTCGAAGATGATCGAGGTGGCCCGTCGGCTGCTCGACCGCCACGGTCATACGCTCGACGACGTCGCCCTCGTCCTGATGCACCAGGCCAACCTGCGGATCAACGAGTACGTCCAGAAGGCGCTGGGCCTCTCCGACGACAAGGTGCACCACAACGTGCAGCGGTACGGCAACACGACCGCGGCGACGATCCCGTTGCTCTGGGACGAGTGCGTCCGCGACGGCCGCATCGGCGCGGGCGATCTCGTGCTGATGGTGGCCTTCGGGGCCGGGATGACCTGGGGCGCGGCGCTCGTCAGGGCCTGA
- the aceK gene encoding bifunctional isocitrate dehydrogenase kinase/phosphatase translates to MSVADAAVAAAQIVCEAFEVSRQRHSEWSLRAGRRFETRDWAGLHEDAVARLDAYPACVADALRALEARLGTGAGDADLWHVVRSGVVAWLEPRADASLGATFYNSVVRRALASVRADPHTEILTAIAGHDARAAEPIAETWPVSARLTDTVRHWLEALGWRARWDDLAADAHAAAEAIDEAWRAAGHPPLTAIEALPQVFYRGTRAFVVGRLLGGSVAAPITIAIRHDAAGVAVDAVLLSEDAVSIVFSFTRAYFHVDDSRPDALVGFLHRIMPRKPLSELYTALGFFKHGKTLLYRDLVRHIGGSSEAFVMAPGAKGMVMAAFVLPSLDVVFKVIRDEFAPPKTTTRRDVMERYALVFKHDRAGRLVDAQEFEHLSFPRDRLAPGLHDELHASCGSMLRDAGRDIEIRHLYTERRLVPLDLYLSEASPRLAEDAIVDYGLAIKDLAAANIFPGDLLLKNFGVTRHKRVVFYDYDELCPLDACRFRRLPPARHDEDELSAEPWFHVGENDVFPEEFLPFLAIPAELKPLFLSVHGDLLDPAFWQAMQARHAAGDTIDILPYRESHRLRRTAVRP, encoded by the coding sequence ATGTCCGTCGCCGATGCGGCCGTCGCGGCCGCGCAGATCGTGTGTGAGGCCTTCGAGGTCTCGCGGCAGCGCCACTCCGAGTGGTCGCTGCGCGCCGGACGGCGTTTCGAGACGCGCGACTGGGCGGGCCTCCACGAGGACGCCGTCGCGCGGCTCGACGCCTACCCGGCGTGCGTGGCCGATGCGCTCCGTGCGCTCGAGGCGCGCCTGGGGACGGGGGCGGGCGACGCCGACCTATGGCACGTGGTCCGCTCGGGCGTCGTGGCCTGGCTCGAACCTCGCGCCGACGCCAGCCTCGGCGCGACCTTCTACAACTCGGTCGTCCGGCGCGCGCTGGCGTCGGTGCGAGCCGATCCCCACACCGAGATCCTGACCGCCATTGCCGGACACGACGCCAGAGCAGCGGAGCCCATCGCAGAGACGTGGCCGGTCTCGGCCCGGCTGACCGACACGGTTCGCCACTGGCTCGAGGCGTTGGGCTGGCGGGCCCGGTGGGACGACCTCGCAGCCGACGCGCACGCCGCCGCCGAGGCGATCGACGAGGCCTGGCGCGCGGCCGGTCACCCGCCACTCACCGCCATCGAGGCCCTGCCCCAGGTCTTCTACCGCGGCACGCGCGCGTTCGTCGTCGGCCGTCTTCTCGGTGGGTCGGTTGCCGCGCCGATCACGATCGCGATCCGGCACGACGCCGCCGGCGTGGCCGTCGACGCCGTCCTGCTCTCCGAGGACGCGGTCAGCATCGTCTTCAGCTTCACGCGCGCGTACTTCCACGTCGACGACAGCCGCCCGGATGCGCTCGTCGGCTTCCTGCACCGCATCATGCCGCGCAAGCCCCTGAGCGAGCTGTACACGGCGCTCGGGTTCTTCAAGCACGGCAAGACCTTGTTGTACCGCGACCTCGTCCGGCACATCGGCGGCTCGTCGGAGGCCTTCGTGATGGCGCCGGGCGCGAAGGGCATGGTGATGGCCGCCTTCGTGCTGCCGAGCCTCGACGTCGTCTTCAAGGTAATCCGCGACGAGTTCGCGCCGCCCAAGACGACGACGCGTCGCGACGTGATGGAGCGTTACGCGCTCGTCTTCAAGCACGACCGCGCGGGCCGTCTGGTCGACGCGCAGGAGTTCGAGCACCTCTCGTTCCCGCGCGACCGGCTCGCGCCCGGGCTCCACGACGAGCTGCACGCCTCGTGCGGGTCGATGCTGCGGGACGCCGGCCGCGACATCGAGATCAGGCACCTCTACACCGAGCGCCGGCTCGTGCCCCTCGACCTGTACCTGTCGGAGGCGAGTCCCCGCCTCGCCGAGGACGCGATCGTCGACTACGGCCTGGCGATCAAGGACCTCGCCGCGGCGAACATCTTTCCCGGCGACCTGCTGCTCAAGAACTTCGGCGTCACGCGTCACAAGCGCGTGGTCTTCTACGACTACGACGAGCTGTGTCCGCTCGACGCGTGCCGATTCAGACGGCTGCCACCGGCGCGGCACGACGAAGACGAGCTCAGCGCCGAGCCGTGGTTCCACGTCGGCGAGAACGACGTCTTCCCCGAGGAGTTCCTTCCGTTCCTCGCCATCCCGGCCGAGCTGAAGCCGCTGTTCCTCTCGGTCCACGGCGACCTGCTCGACCCGGCGTTCTGGCAGGCCATGCAGGCCCGGCACGCCGCGGGCGACACCATCGACATCCTGCCGTACCGCGAGAGCCACCGGCTGCGTCGAACCGCCGTCAGGCCCTGA